The following proteins come from a genomic window of Streptococcus oralis:
- the tgt gene encoding tRNA guanosine(34) transglycosylase Tgt, protein MSDSPIKYRLIKKEKHTGARLGEIITPHGTFPTPMFMPVGTQATVKTQSPEELKEMGSGIILSNTYHLWLRPGDELIARAGGLHKFMNWDQPILTDSGGFQVYSLADSRNITEEGVTFKNHLNGSKMFLSPEKAISIQNNLGSDIMMSFDECPQFYQPYDYVKKSIERTSRWAERGLKAHRRPHDQGLFGIVQGAGFEDLRRQSAHDLVSMDFPGYSIGGLAVGETHEEMNAVLDFTTQLLPENKPRYLMGVGAPDSLIDGVIRGVDMFDCVLPTRIARNGTCMTSQGRLVVKNAQFAEDFTPLDPECDCYTCKNYTRAYLRHLLKADETFGIRLTSYHNLYFLLNLMKQVRQAIMDDNLLEFREYFVGKYGYNKSGRNF, encoded by the coding sequence ATGTCAGATTCACCAATCAAATACCGTTTGATTAAGAAAGAAAAACACACGGGAGCCCGTCTGGGAGAAATCATCACTCCGCATGGTACCTTCCCAACACCTATGTTTATGCCGGTTGGGACCCAAGCCACTGTTAAAACCCAGTCGCCTGAAGAATTGAAGGAGATGGGATCAGGGATTATCCTCTCTAATACTTATCATCTCTGGCTTCGCCCAGGGGACGAACTCATCGCACGCGCAGGTGGTCTCCACAAATTTATGAACTGGGACCAGCCAATCTTGACGGATAGTGGTGGTTTTCAGGTTTATTCTCTAGCAGATAGCCGAAATATCACAGAAGAAGGAGTAACCTTTAAAAACCACCTCAATGGTTCCAAGATGTTCCTATCACCAGAAAAAGCTATCTCCATTCAGAACAATCTGGGTTCAGACATCATGATGTCCTTTGATGAATGCCCTCAGTTTTACCAACCCTATGACTACGTTAAGAAATCCATCGAGCGTACTAGTCGTTGGGCTGAGCGTGGTTTGAAGGCTCATCGCCGTCCGCATGACCAAGGCTTGTTTGGAATTGTGCAGGGGGCAGGATTTGAAGACCTTCGTCGTCAGTCGGCTCACGACCTTGTCAGCATGGATTTCCCTGGATACTCTATCGGTGGTTTGGCAGTGGGAGAAACCCACGAAGAGATGAATGCCGTCTTGGACTTCACAACCCAACTTCTTCCTGAAAACAAACCTCGCTATTTGATGGGTGTGGGAGCGCCAGATAGCTTGATTGATGGTGTGATTCGTGGTGTGGATATGTTTGACTGTGTCTTACCAACTCGTATCGCTCGTAACGGAACTTGTATGACCAGTCAAGGTCGTTTGGTTGTCAAAAATGCCCAATTCGCTGAAGACTTTACGCCACTGGATCCTGAGTGTGATTGCTACACATGTAAGAATTATACACGCGCTTATCTTCGTCACCTGCTCAAGGCTGATGAAACCTTTGGTATCCGCTTGACTAGTTACCACAATCTTTACTTCTTGCTTAACCTGATGAAGCAGGTCCGCCAAGCTATCATGGATGACAATCTCTTGGAATTCCGTGAGTATTTTGTGGGAAAATATGGCTACAACAAGTCAGGACGCAATTTTTAA